The sequence below is a genomic window from Salvelinus namaycush isolate Seneca chromosome 2, SaNama_1.0, whole genome shotgun sequence.
gatttggtttatattcaaaatacatttctcagaTTTAAATAGCAAAGTTGTAAATTTACCAAGGATTCAAGAATCTTAGACAAGGAAGACTTGAAATGGGTCAACAATGAAGATCACTACTATCCCCGCCCTTATGTAGTGGCGCGAGTTGATTTCCATACTTTTTGAGTATTTCCTGTTCACAATGTTAAATAAAGACTGTGTAATTGAGCCAACAATGATGGGCACTGCACACAAACAGACCAGGATCAAATTTGTCCGCCCCTGTGGGTTTCTCGTCTATTGCTAGCAAAGCATCCAGGACTTATTTTTCTGTAAATAGTCAAAGCTTACTTTAAATAGTCCCCTATCAGCGTCCAGACCAATATTCACGATGGTGGGCTTAAGTTCTTTCAAAGAGAGCCCGCTGAAATAAAATGGTGGTTTTTAATGCATCAATGATGGCTTTTTTTTCTGTAATGAGGCCAGGGTCTGAATTAATTTGTTTTGGCGGAGGAAGTAGAACCCTTTAGGGATTTGAGTTTTCCAAATgtgcatttatttttttaatttagccAGGTTTCCATTACTATCCGAAAGAGCGGTTACATAATAATCAGGTTTAGCCTTTCTGATTTGTCCTACACAATGATTCCTCAGTTCCTTAAGTTTACCAGCCTAAGCCTGTGTTCCTGGCCTTGAGATAAATAAACATAATTACTGATCTTATCACTGGCACTGTCAATTAACACACATGAAATTCTATACATATTTGTGGATTAATTTACTTCTACTCTATGCCTCCATTTGTATTTGATAACGTTTTTGAGCAAGGAAAATTGTCATGTTTTCCCAGCTTATACCACAAGAGAAACCGTAGCTGAACAGGTTTCTGCTGAAAGCACTGATAACCGACAGTGATTCGACGCTTCCAATCTGTGACCCTGTGTccactccttccctctgttctcctccAGGTGAGCTGGAGCCCCGACAGCTCCCAGCTCATCTCTGCCTCGGGCGACAAGACGGTGAAGCTTTGGGACGTAGGCACCAGCACGGCCCTCACCACCTTCAACATGGGCGCCGACGTCATGGACCAGCAGCTGGGCTGCCTGTGGCAGAAGGACCACCTGCTCAGCGTCTCCCTGTCTGGTTACATCAACTACCTGGACAAAAGCAACCCTGACCGGCCGCTCCGCACCATCAAGGTCAGCCCAAAGCATCTTCTTTAACACTACACAATTTTCAGAATGTTATGTTCATAGTGTGAAAGCAGCTTAAAGGAGTTGGGGATCCAGAGTCAGGGCTGGAGGGGTTGTTAAGATTAGGGTTTTCTTTTGAACTCTTTACAGACACAACTGGCAGGCTTTATCTCCTGATATTGACGGACCGCCCAGAAACGGTCCCTAGCAGATTTATTTACATGATAAGCACTCTATGAACGTCATCTGTATCCTGATCACAAAACCGTCCTGTAAAAAATGATTCTCAAGCCACTTGTTGCTCGACACGTGCACGTAGCTCAGTGACAGGAAATGGCATACAAGTGGTTCTCGGCAGTCACCAAAATTCAATAGTTAATTTGACAGTTTTCTGGAGAACGCTAAAAGTTGCTTATTGATTTGAAATGCTGAAATCGTGCCCGAACTGAAAGTGTCACAACTGATGGTTTTGAGTCGAACTGAATGAATGTTCTGCTCCACTAATCATTTGATGACTGGGTGCTAAACAATACGTCTCTCTTTATCATGTGCCTTACAGGGTCACAGCAAATCCATTCAGTCCTTGACGGTTCACAAAAACGGGGGGCGTTCTTACATCTACTCGGGCAGCCATGACGGGCACATCAATATCCTTTCACTGGGAGGAGGGCATGCTGTGTCAACACTGAGGCCTATTAACCATGAGCGCTGCTTTCCGCTGAGTCCATTTCCCCTGAGTGAATGGGAATTTATATAATGGGGTCTGGTTGGCATTTGGATCACGAGGCTAATAAATACCCTCAAGTTCTAATAGTCAAGGCCTTGTGTATGCAGAATCCAACAGCATGATTGGCACTTATGAAGACTCGCATAAAATCGAATAGCCATTTCTGCATGTGTCCCATAGCTGCTGCTGATGTCATCGTCTCGGGTAGATTAGCAGGAGGCCCACACCGCTGTTATGGTTTTATGGTCCCTTGCGTTTAAGTTAAGCCCATGAGACCTGCTCCACTGCCCTCTCCTGGTCTGTCAGATGATCCTTAACCGTGGCCTCCACATTACTGGGACGCGGAGACCGGGGAGAACAACGACTTCTCAGGGAAGGGCCACAGCAACCTGGTCACCAAGATGGCTGTGGACGATGCTGACCAGCTGGTGACCTGCAGCATGGACGACACGGTTCGCTTCACCAGCGTGACCAAGAAAGAATACAGGTGTGTCCAGACGCGATCGACTTTAAGGTAGAACGCCAGAAGTGCACTTGGCGTAGTGTGTGATTTTGGGACTTATCCTGATATGAGAGAGGGATACATTTCACCGAACTCTTGAACAGCTTCCTATGGAATATTTTTATGTTGACTTCTTATCTGTAGTTGGGGTAGCTTTGTAATAATACTGCCTGCTTTCAAGATTTTCACTTATTCTCATTGGGCAAGCTCCAGCAGTTTTGATGTCATACATTATGTTAATTTATAAACCCGGAGCAACATCCTATATTTGACACATCCTTTGATACACCGTTACATTTTATTAAGAGGGGAAAGTACACGTTAATAGGGATCTATTGACATCAGACGTATATTTTTCACCCAGAGGACTTAAAGGTCCATGTTTAATGGAAAAAGGATTCTATGGTACTTTGTTGTTTTTGGCAGTGCTTCCAACCTGGTAAAGATGGACGTCCAACCTAAACATGTGTCGGTAGCAGCAGGGGGGCTCGCTTTGGCTGTGTGCATCGGACAGGTAACCCAAGTCAACTCCTGACGTGTGCCCACTCATGTCATGCAGGCGTCATAGTTGGAGTGTTTTGTAGTCTCGGTTGGGGGGTCAAAATGAATTTTTAATTGACTCCGAATGGGTCTGTGGCTTGTCTGTGCTAGATAATGTTAATATTGACTGTGTGTGATGGTCCTCAGGTGGTGTTTTTGAAAGACAAGAAGAAGGTGTTCACGCTGGACAGTCTGGACTACGAGCCGGAAGCAGGAGCAATCCACCCAGGGGGCAGCACTGCGGCAGTGGGCGGGGCAGTAAGTCTTCCTATAGCAACTTAATTTCAACTGGAActattatattgtggtgttggATCAGAAAAAATAGAATTTCAAGATCTATTGGACGATGTCTTGTGTCAAATTGTCAAGCAGTCTAATGTTTACACTTGCATCAGGGGCACAATTAATCATTGCTATGAAACACTTCAGAATGTACTTAAAACTGGGTCAGATCGAACTACTATATATTTCTCCCCTTGTCATTGGCATTTCTCATTGccacctctcgctctcctcctggCAGGATGGAAAGGTCCGCTTGTATTCTGTCCAAGGCAACACTCTGAAGGACGAGGGGAAGAGCGTGGAGGCCAAGGGGCCAGTCACAGACATGGCCTACTCCAAAGATGGCGCCTACCTGGCCGTCACTGACGAGAAGAAGGTCGTCACAGTCTTCACAGTGGCAGACAATTACTCGGTACGCAGCCTCCTGCATGTCCCTCCGAAGCAAAATTTGCAAAAACAAGCCTCATTAACGTGTTCTTCCGTATTCGCTGTCCTGAATGCTAGACTTATAAACGTGTTTACAAGAAATGTATTCCTAAAGCCCAATGAACAGCAAATGCCATTTGGGTTTATGAATATCAATCAGTCGTGTGGAGTAGACTTTTTATTTTCAATGGTGGATTCTGCATCCATTTCTGTTTATTCCCCCTTCAACAGGTCAAAAATGATTTTTATGGACACCACGCAAAAGTGGTCACCCTGGCCTGGTCTCCCGACAATGAGCACTTTGCCAGTGGTGGGATGGACATGATGGTCTATGTTTGGACAGTGAATGACGCAGACAAGAGACTGAAGATCCCAGGTGAGGGCCAAAATAGCATTCAGTGAGCAGAGGTATACACACAAAGTATATtgatttaccccccccccccccccccccgtcaggATATTGAAAGGCCCTGTGTAACCGTATCCAGATATTTCAAACCAGCACAATAGAAACTGATGGTTTGAATGGATATTGTGTCACCACCTGTCCTTTCTGTAGCAAAGATTTAGAGCTGGTAGCTAAATATACCTTTTTGTGCAGGTACTTAGCTTTTTGTCTGGACAACAATAGCTAAAAATACACCTTTTTCAGTGCCTCTGACAAATGACAAAGCATCTTAGGTTTTTATTACCATTGCTGATGAATCTTGCAGAATTTCTCAAATGTCCCCCAAAATAAATATATTCACCACCACTGGATGGCAGTCAGCATTATTCCTTCCTGTCTTCTGCAGGAAGACATTCCAAATGCTCACACTTTTCAGTGGAAAACCAAACACTCTACTTTTTagcagtaacacatactgtatatgcacTCCCAATTCTAAAATGTTAGTGTTATGACATCTCTTGATAACTAGACATTTGCCCCTTTATGTTTTTTTTGGCTGTGTCACTGTAAAATGACTTCTCCCATCCCTTTCCAGATGCCCACAGGTTGCACCATGTCAGTGGCCTGGCCTGGATAGATGAGCACACTCTAGTGACCACCTCTCATGACGCCAGCGTCAAGCAGTGGACTCTTAAATTCTGATCGTCACAAGACTGGATCATTAGGGACAAGGACTACTGTagacctctctccctttcactttCTGTATCTAATTGATGGTCTCTTGTCAGCAACCCCTGAAATAGTCAGTCTGTCATTGTAGGGAAAAGCTCATATTTAAAACAAAGTCCCAACGCTGTTTTATTCTTTGAAGCTTTTAAATGATTAATTAATCCACGAACAAAGAAAAGGACCCAAATAGCAGCACTTGATATCTTGAGCTTTTCTGATCAAGAGAACCAATTTAAGATCAACATTCCAGAGGCAACAGCCTTATCTCAGTTAAAACTGAAATGCCTGTCTGTGTTGTTGGAGGGTCATTTCATCTCAACTCAGGGAATTAAATGAAATTCAATTTATGAATTGAATTAAGTCCTTATTGAAAATAATGGAGGTATATTTTGGTTACAATCCTGAATGGCGTTGAGAATGAATGGCCCTCCAACTGCTTGCCTGTTAGTTTGTTACCATTTGTATGGGGGTGGGTATTTAGTTCTCAATTTTCTTTGACTCCATAATTTGTTGTAATTCACAATTTCTAGTTGGAACAAATGTGGTTGGTAGAGCAATAATAGGAACTTTAAACAACAAAGAAATTAATCATGTATTCAAAGAAGCTCCCGTACTGttgctgtttgtttgttttgccTCACGATGCTCCCGCGTCTCactttttattatatattttttgatgcTTCCACTTTTTTTTTTCTAAGGGTGGATGTGATTCATATGTTAATGACAAAAATAAATTTTTATGCATTTCTAGCAACTCATGTCCATTTCGTGCTACTCACGCTTATTGCTAACTGTGCTTGTTAAACATCATTACCAGGAGGGTAATGGGTACCGGTTACTGGGCTAATCAAGGGGTGACAATTTGCTTTATGATGATTGGAGAACACATGCGCGTAGGTCTACAGGACTTCCAAAATCAAACTCTCTTGTAGTGGTCAGTATAACTTTTCAGGAATAGAGGAATAACAAATCTCAAGTGATAGACGTTCGACTTCTGATCACACCATTTGTGTTAGTTGTTCCTTAAGATATATAATGCAACTATTCAAAAATTATTATTCTGAGTGCGCGGGACCTTAATGTTTTTTGGGCCACCTCGACTATAAATATTTTGGACTTTGCTTATGCACCAGATTGCGCAATgtttaaaaaaactaaaaacgaATTGAAACATTGAACTACAGTGACAAACTTGCTGTTTTAACCCAATTAACTCCCCATCCGATTTGTGTTGTATTTAACCATGTGAAGCATTGATATGTTCATATTCCATGTGACCTTTTGGGAACTGCACaacaatgcattcaaccgaaatgtgtctcaCATTtaactgaatcagagaggtgcgaggCTGCCCTAAACCTCAAACTGCTCCCCAGATGCCgataactgccttgctcaagggcagaagaGCAGATTTCTCCACCTTGCCGGCTCGGGTTTTGAAtggtgacctttcggttactgggccaacgctcttaaccgctaggctacctgttgcCCGGATCACAGGGTAAATGTATGTATGCCTTGCTAAGAAATTGTCGCCCATTCATTCATTACTCGTTTACTCTCTTGATGCCTCCATGCTGTTCTTGTCAGAGCTATGTGCTGAATGTCTTTTGGTGGGGTGGCAAAGCTTAATGATGTTTTGATAAAAGCACCCAATttggcacatacagtaccagtcaaatgtttgtaCACACCTAACCATTCAAGGGGTTTTATTTTtaacattttctacattgtagccctaaccctaattctaaccctaactaTGAAATCACGTactaaccaaaagtgttaaacaaatcaatctattcttttgattcttcaaagtaggcatcctttgccttgactgccaagagtgtgcaaagctttctctcaaccagcttcacctggaatgcgtttccaacagtcttgaaggaattcccacatatgctgagcacttgttgggtgcttttccttcactctgcggtccaactcatctcaattgggttgaggtcgggtgattgtggaggccaggtcatctgatgcagtgctctatcactctccttcttggtcaaatagcccttacacagcctggagttgtgttgggtcCTTGCCCTGTTaaaaaaaaatgatagtcccactaagcgcaaaccagatggcatggtGTATCGCTACagattgctgtggtagccatgctggttaagtgtgccttgaattctaaataaatcactgacggtgtcaccagcaaaccaccatcacacctcctgtatgcttcacggtgggacccCCCCCCCCTACGGAGATCATTGGttaacctactctgcgtctcacagatGCAGCAGTTGGAAACatctctcaaatttggactcatcagacgaaaggaaagatttccaccggtttaatgtccattgcttgtttcTCGGCCAAAGCTAGtcttcttattagtgtcctttagtagtgatttctttgcagtaATATGACCATGAAGGGCTGATTCACGCAGtatcatctgaacagttgatgttgagatttgtctgttcttgaactctgaagcatgtatttggcctgcaatttctgaggctggcaactctaatgaacttatgctctgcagcagaggtaactctgggtcttcctttcctgtggcagtcctcatgagagccagtttcatcatggcgcttgatggtttttgcaactgcacttgaagaattgTTCAAAGGTCtagaaatgttctggattgactgaccatgtcttagagtaatggactgttgtttctctttgcttatttgagctgttcttgccataatatggacttggtcttttaccaaataggaatATCTTTTGTATATCttcccttaccttgtcacaacacaactgattgtctcaaacacattaagaagcaaagaaattaaggaaagaaattccacattaacttttaacaaggcacacatgttaattgaaattcattccaggtgactaccttatgaagctggttgagagaatgccaagtgtgtgcaaagatgtcatcaaggcaaaccgtggctactttgaattatctcaaatataaaatatttgtttaacactttttggttactacatgatttcatatgtgttgtcttcactattattctacaatgtataaaataacaCAAGAAAAACccgtgaatgagtaggtgtgtccaaacgtttgactggtactgtataagatAACACATGTTTTAATGTTATATTCAATGAGACCATGAATACAGTAAAACTACAAAATAAGCTGGATGTTTTAAACCACCTCAGATTCTGGAGGATTCTATTGAACATAACATACTTTACTTACCAACAATGTGATATAGTATACATTATACGGCCACAGTCAAATTAGACTATTTTAACAATTTAGTCCAGGAATTTTTAAAATTCTATGAATATCAACAAAGATCATTTTAACAGAATTGGTTGTATTGTAATACTTACAAAATCAAATGCCTGTGCTAGAATCTGAATAGCAGTTTGACAGAGATTGTGTGAGTATCTGGAATATTCTCTCCAACGTTCATCAAGGTATGATCATGAATATGACCAAAGTCATGGGATGGAAAATATCTTCCATTGCAATCATATTGTGAAATGAGTGCAATCAATCTTTAAGTGTGTGAGCAACAGTGCCAACTATTGCATATACTGTATCCCTTAGTTACAGTATCAATCTAGCTATCTTATCCAATTAATTTGGACATTTAACTCAATACTTTTCTCATTGTTATTTTTAATGGGGTAGCATTAGTACTAGGCACACAAAATATAAACCTTAACCTGAGATATAAAAAACAATATATTCAGAAAATTATCCAAATTGATCACCATATACAAATGTTTAACTATATCTACACGCCAATAGTTACATTAAAACACTAATGGATGGCCCTGCATAACACGTTTTGTCTTGGATGAAGTGTTCTTATCCTGACAAACTTAGAGGGTGGCTAAATTACCATAGAATGGTAACACAGAGCACGTCATCAAATGCTTTAGAAATGTGTATTTGTTTGTATCATTAGTTACAGTAATCATCTTCAATAATCTGTCATCATGGATtcggaatatatatatatatatatggtttaTACACAAAAAAAATTGTATTCAGTGATAATGGCCAAAATATATCATTACCTCAAAGAAAGGTGTGACTGCATTTACACTTGACCCCTTAGTTCCAATATCTCTGCCCCAGATTGTCTGATCCTCACAAGGGAAAGTGCTTATTGTTTGGAACTTTCTTTCCGAGTAGTTAAAGGGAGGTTCTGGTGGTCAGGTCTGCACAACGCTGGCCTGACCAATAAGAATCCATGTTCCAAGGCTGTTTTAATCACGTCGACTGGAATATGCTCCAGGGCGCCTGTGGGAATGAcgtcaatttttatttatttgttattcatttcacctttatttaaccaggtaggctagttgagaacaagttctcatttacaactgcgacctggccaagataaagcaaagcagtgtgacacaaacaacaacacagagttacacatggaataaacaaaacatacagtcaataacactagaaaaaaagtctatatacagtgtgtgcaaatgaagttaGATAAGCAACAAATaagccatagtggtgaaataattacaattgagcaattaaacactggagtgatagagactggagtgatagatgtgcagaagatgaatgtgcaagtagagattctGGGGTGCAAGGGAGCAAATAAAAATGGGTGGGcgatttacagatgggctgtgtacaggtgcagtgatctatgagctgctctgacagctggtgcttaaagttagagagggagatatgagtctccagcttcagggatttttgcagttagttccagtcattggcagcagagaactggaaggaaaggtggccaaatgaggaattggcttggATGAAGTGTTCTTATCCTGACAAACTTAGAGGGTGGCTAAATTACAATAGAATGGTAACACAGAGCACGTCATCAAATGCTTCAGGGTCTCCatcaccagtgaaatatacctgcttgagtgtgtgctacaggtgggtactgctatggtgaccagtgagctgagataaggcagggctttacctagcaaagacttatagatgacctggagccagtgggttttggCGGCGAatgtgaagcgagggccagccaacgagagcatacaggtcgcagtggtgggtagtatatgggactgtgatagactgcatccgatttgctgagtagggtgttggaggctattttgtaaatgacatcaccgaagtcaaggatcggtaggatagtcagttttacgagggtatgtttggcagcatgagtgaaggaggctttgttgcgaaataggaagccaattctagatttaattttgtattggagatgcttaatgtgagtctggaaggagagtttacagtctaaccagacacctaggtatttgtagatgtccacatattctaagtcagaaccgtccagagtagtgatgctagtcgggcgggcaggtgctagtagcgattggttgaagagcatgcatttagttatactagcatttaaaagcagttggaggccacggaaggagtggtgtatggcattgaagctcgtttggaggtttgttaacacagtgtccaaagaagggccagatgtatacagaatggtgtcgtctgcgtagaggtggatcaaagaatcaccagcagcaagagcaacatcattgatatatgcAGAGAAAAGAGTGggccgagaatttaaccctgtggcacccccatagagactgccagaggtccggacaacaggccctccgatttgacacactgaactctatcggagaa
It includes:
- the LOC120064081 gene encoding WD repeat-containing protein 1-like; protein product: MSYELKHVFASLPQMERGVAKVLGGDPKGNNFLYTNGKSVIIRNINNPAIADIYTEHPHQVTVAKYAPSGFYIASGDVSGKIRIWDTTQKEHLLKYEYQPFGGKIKDIAWTEDSKRIACVGEGREKFGAVFLWDTGSSVGEISGHSKVINSVDIKQTRPYRLISGSDDNCGAFFEGPPFKFKFSITDHSRFVNCVRFSPDGNRFCTAGADGQIFLYDGKTGEKICALGGAKAHEGGVYAVSWSPDSSQLISASGDKTVKLWDVGTSTALTTFNMGADVMDQQLGCLWQKDHLLSVSLSGYINYLDKSNPDRPLRTIKGHSKSIQSLTVHKNGGRSYIYSGSHDGHINYWDAETGENNDFSGKGHSNLVTKMAVDDADQLVTCSMDDTVRFTSVTKKEYSASNLVKMDVQPKHVSVAAGGLALAVCIGQVVFLKDKKKVFTLDSLDYEPEAGAIHPGGSTAAVGGADGKVRLYSVQGNTLKDEGKSVEAKGPVTDMAYSKDGAYLAVTDEKKVVTVFTVADNYSVKNDFYGHHAKVVTLAWSPDNEHFASGGMDMMVYVWTVNDADKRLKIPDAHRLHHVSGLAWIDEHTLVTTSHDASVKQWTLKF